Proteins encoded in a region of the Maridesulfovibrio bastinii DSM 16055 genome:
- a CDS encoding type II toxin-antitoxin system HicA family toxin, with product MDSKEIISLLKKAGWYKVATKGSHWQFKHPDKPGRVTVPHPKKEFPVGTLKSIEKQSGLKIL from the coding sequence ATGGATAGCAAAGAAATAATTTCGCTATTGAAAAAGGCCGGCTGGTACAAAGTGGCTACAAAAGGAAGTCACTGGCAATTTAAACATCCTGACAAACCCGGCAGGGTAACGGTGCCACACCCAAAAAAAGAATTTCCTGTTGGAACTTTGAAATCTATAGAAAAACAGTCCGGGTTGAAAATACTATAA
- a CDS encoding type II toxin-antitoxin system HicB family antitoxin, which translates to MATYYAVIHKDKDSDYGVSFPDVPGCISAGSTLEEAEVMAKEALAFHIDGMKEDGEKIPAPTTDFKAVYEEYCNDKDFHSLMLVTLQEKVKKVRVNISVPEQDLKLIDTVADKHGMDRSAFLVLAAKKIVTGSCEL; encoded by the coding sequence ATGGCAACTTATTACGCTGTAATCCATAAGGACAAGGATTCGGATTACGGTGTGTCCTTTCCAGATGTCCCCGGTTGTATTTCAGCTGGGTCTACTTTGGAAGAGGCAGAGGTTATGGCAAAAGAAGCGTTGGCATTTCATATTGACGGAATGAAGGAAGACGGCGAAAAAATTCCCGCTCCGACTACTGATTTTAAGGCCGTGTATGAAGAGTATTGCAACGATAAAGACTTTCATAGCCTTATGCTTGTAACCCTGCAAGAAAAGGTAAAAAAGGTAAGAGTTAACATTAGCGTACCGGAACAAGATCTAAAATTAATCGATACTGTAGCAGATAAGCACGGAATGGATAGATCTGCTTTCCTCGTGCTGGCTGCCAAAAAAATCGTAACTGGTAGTTGTGAACTTTAA
- a CDS encoding helix-turn-helix domain-containing protein has translation MIAQKKYGFDPDYAVPPGVTLLEVQESLGMSQKDFALRLGMTVQSLNRIIKDRQPITYETANKLELVTGVAAGFWNKLESNYRERVAKLEAKKQREADIDWLKTIPVKELADRGFIKLTKNKVDNLHEVLRFYGVASVSAWKDFWLTPAVAARRSSCFDSQPGPASAWIRQGELQALEIHCSPYNRQLFIENLQKIRCLTTLDADFVHKLKELCADAGVAVALVPEMKKVPWNGATKWLTKDKAMILLSLRGKGEDIFWFSFFHEASHVLHDSKKDMLINSNENRDDDPQEKRADEFAADFLIPKKYNLKIRRARSKDNIIVLAKNLGISPGIVAGRYCHLTGNWGQFRGLIRKFQWK, from the coding sequence ATGATAGCACAAAAAAAATATGGGTTTGATCCTGATTATGCCGTGCCTCCTGGAGTAACTCTTCTGGAGGTGCAGGAGTCGCTTGGCATGTCACAGAAAGATTTTGCCTTAAGACTCGGCATGACTGTTCAAAGTTTAAATCGAATAATAAAAGATAGACAGCCTATAACATATGAAACGGCAAATAAACTGGAACTGGTTACAGGTGTAGCTGCCGGGTTTTGGAATAAGCTCGAAAGTAATTATAGAGAAAGAGTAGCTAAACTTGAAGCCAAGAAACAACGCGAGGCTGATATTGATTGGCTTAAGACAATTCCTGTAAAGGAATTAGCTGATAGAGGTTTTATTAAACTTACGAAGAATAAAGTTGATAATTTGCATGAAGTTTTGAGGTTTTATGGAGTGGCAAGCGTATCTGCTTGGAAGGATTTTTGGCTGACTCCTGCAGTTGCTGCTCGTAGATCTTCCTGTTTTGATTCTCAGCCAGGGCCTGCTTCAGCATGGATTAGGCAGGGAGAACTACAGGCTTTGGAAATTCATTGTTCTCCATATAATCGACAACTGTTTATTGAAAACCTTCAAAAAATTAGATGCTTGACAACTTTAGATGCTGACTTTGTACATAAGCTTAAGGAGCTTTGTGCTGATGCAGGTGTTGCTGTTGCCCTTGTTCCTGAAATGAAGAAAGTTCCGTGGAATGGTGCCACCAAATGGTTAACTAAAGATAAGGCCATGATTTTACTTTCACTTAGAGGGAAAGGAGAAGATATTTTTTGGTTTTCATTTTTTCATGAAGCTTCTCACGTATTACATGATTCTAAAAAGGATATGTTGATTAATAGCAACGAGAATCGGGATGATGACCCGCAAGAAAAGAGGGCAGATGAGTTCGCTGCTGATTTTCTTATTCCTAAAAAGTATAACTTAAAAATAAGAAGAGCTAGATCAAAAGACAATATAATCGTACTAGCTAAAAATCTCGGAATTTCTCCCGGCATAGTTGCTGGGCGTTATTGTCACCTTACAGGTAATTGGGGTCAATTTAGGGGGCTTATACGTAAGTTTCAATGGAAATAA
- a CDS encoding type II toxin-antitoxin system RelE/ParE family toxin — protein sequence MLKAYGQVKAMKLMQRLNELDAAENLDQISHLPPPRCHELTNNRKGQFSVDLDYPYRLLFIPADDPVPLLENGGIDKSQVSEIEIIEIEDTHQN from the coding sequence ATGCTGAAGGCATACGGTCAGGTTAAGGCGATGAAATTAATGCAGAGATTGAATGAGCTGGATGCAGCCGAAAATCTGGATCAAATTTCTCATTTGCCACCGCCTAGATGTCATGAACTGACTAATAACCGTAAAGGGCAGTTTTCAGTTGATTTGGATTATCCTTACAGGTTGCTTTTTATCCCTGCGGATGATCCTGTGCCACTACTTGAGAATGGTGGTATCGACAAAAGCCAGGTGTCTGAAATTGAAATTATAGAAATTGAAGACACCCATCAAAACTGA